The Asterias rubens chromosome 14, eAstRub1.3, whole genome shotgun sequence DNA segment GCTCTTGCATCTCACGTTTTGCACCTACAAAATTTGTTCCATTGTCAGAAAGAATGCTCTTTACTGATCCGCGACGAGCACTAAATCTGCGGATAGCGTTGATGCAGGAATCTGTATTAAGCGAATGCGCCAACTCCAAGTGGACAGCTCGCGAAGTTAAGCAAGTAAATATGACTCCGTATCGCTTAACTGTACTTCTCCCGCGCTTCACTTCAAAAGGCCCAAAATAGTCCATTCCAACCTTGCTAAATGGAGGCTCATTCAATGCAAATCGCTCCTGTGGCAAACTGGCCATTTTCTGCTGCTCAGCTGGGGCTTGGTATCTCCTGCAAGTGACACACTTTGAGACAATACTCTTGATGATTGAAGGTGCCCCAATTATCCAGTAGTGTCGGCGGAGCTCTGCCAAGATAGAATTTTTGCCCAAGTGTCCAATTGATTTGTGTATGTGATGAAGAATCAGTCTGGATACTGGCGAGTCTCTCGGCAGCAGAAGCTGGTGCTTGGACTCAAAGTCGAGATCTGCTCTTCCAATTGACCACCAACACGTAGACAGCCATCCACCAGTCTAGGATCAAGTCTTTTCAACGACGAAGAATTCTTCACTGGCGAGGGTGGTTTTCCTTCCGTCTCTGTTAACAACTTAACTTCCTCTTTCCAATGTTTCTGCTGGACATAGTACACCAAAGCCCTCTCAGCATCCTCAAGGTTCTCTATGGTAAGTTGAGTATGGTCATGAGTTTCTCGACCTCTGCTTTGGTCTGATTTGGGCTTTGAAGAGTGCACCAGCGAATTGGATTCTTGTTGCTCCAACTCTTGATTCACTGATGTCTGTTCTAACTGCTTGCCTGCAGCCACTCTATCTTGGAGGCGTTTCATCCACACCAGAATCCAAGCAACCCCCTGTTTCAGTCTGGTCCAGTTTGAATAGTGCTCCAGAAGCCTGTCAATTGGACTGATTGATTTCTCTGTGGTCGTCATTACGGTTTGCTTCACCTCAACGTCATCATCTGGTTACTTGGTCAGATCTGTATCTTGCTTAGGCATTCTGATTCAGGCTCAGACAGGAATGCTGGACCCTCAAACCACATGGGGCACTGAAATAACTTCTTTACTGACTGACCACGTGTTGCACAATCAGCGGGGTTAGATTTGGTGTTCACATACTTCCACTGCTGCAAGCTCGAGGCATCTCTGATGATTGCAAGACGGTTCACAACAAAAGTATTGAAACGACAACGCTCGTTCGCGAGGTACCGTAATACAGTTATGCTGTCTGTCCAGTAGTAAGTGCTATCTACGTTGAAGTCAAGCTCTCGAGTAAGGACTTTGCCGAACTTCACTGCAATCGTTGCTCCAGTCAGCTCCATACGTGGGATAGTCATGTTCTTTAAAGGGGCAACCCTTGCTTTGCCTGTCACAAGTGAACAGCTGATTTGCCCAGACTCATTACCAAGACGGAGATAGGCGGCTACGCCATAGCCTACTTCACTGGCATCTGCAAATATATGAAGCTGGCAGCTCACAACCTTACCGAATCCTGGTGGCTTATAGCATCTCCTGATTCTTAGCTGATCTAGCTCTTTCACCTCACTCAACCACTGGTTCCAAATTGTAAGATCTTCTCCCTTAATCTCTTCATCCCATCCTATGCCTCGTCGGCAAAGACTCTGCAGAAGAATTTTGGCCTTCAGCACAAAGGGAGCTGCAATGCCCAGGGGATCATAAACTGAACTTGTAACAGAAAGTATTCCTCGTCGGGTTGCCGATTGCTTTGGCAAATTGACCTTGAAGCCCAGGCTGTCTGATTCAACAAACCAATAAACCCCCAGAGCTTGCTCATTGGGAAGATTCTGATTCTCCATTGATAACTCTCTGATGTCTTTTGCACGCTCCTCTATTGGCACCGTCTGCAAAACCTCGTGACTATTTGACAGCCACTTAGTCAGATGAAATCCACCTTCTCTGCAAAGGGCCGTGGTACTCTTAATCAAATGAGCAGCTTCTTGTTCTTGGCTGACAGCGACAAGACAATCATCAACATAGAAGCATTTCTTTACCACTTCACACGAGGCCTCCCCATAGAGCTCACTGTTATCCTTTGCAGTTTGCTTCAGAGCAAAGCTTGCGCAACTCGGCGACGACACTGCTCCGGAGGGATGGACCCTCAAGCGATAGGCAACGGAATCATTTTCAAGATCAGCATTCGGCCACCAAAAGAATCGGAGGCAGTCACGGTCACTTCTTGGAACTTGTACTTGGTAGAACATTGTGGCTATGTCTCCCATTATAGCTTCTTTTCCTGACGGAATCTGAGGAGTACACCCATcaaactgtttgtgaaatctGGTCCTTGAAGTAACGTGTCATTCAAAGATACTCCCTGGTAAGTAGCTGCGCAGTCAAAAACCACTATAATCTTATTTGGCTTGCGAGGATGGTAGACTGCATGATGCGGAATATACCACACCCTTCCATCTGTCCGCTGTAGGTCTTCTTCTGGGACTTGTTCAGCATATCCTTCACACAAAATCTTTGACATGAACTCTTTGTAGTCATTTTTTAATTCACTGTTTCTCTGTAGCTTGTGCTTTAGGCTGCCAAGGCGCTTTTCTGCCATGAACTTGTTATTAGGGAGCTTAAAATCTTCTGCTTTGAAAGGCAAGCCGATACAGTAGTGACCGTCTTTGTGAAAGATAGAACTGTTCACCGATGCCAGGAATCTTTTGTCTTCTTGAGAATACTCTTTCTTGTCATCGCTGAGCCTCTCTGGAAAGTCCACATTGATGGTCTCTCTAACTAGTCTGTCCAGATGTTTAAGTTGTTCTTCTGTTATGGCTGTGACCTCAGCCTTGTTTACAGCAAAACTGCAATCTTTGTCACACTGTGTTTGTTCACCCTCCCTTATCACATTCCAGACCACCCAACCAAGCTTGGTTCTTGCAGCATGAGGGGTACCCGAAGGACCAGTTTTCAGATCCAACGGGGTGTAGGCATCTGGTACATTGTTGCCTATTAAGAGTCCAATGTCTGC contains these protein-coding regions:
- the LOC117299195 gene encoding uncharacterized protein LOC117299195, coding for MGDIATMFYQVQVPRSDRDCLRFFWWPNADLENDSVAYRLRVHPSGAVSSPSCASFALKQTAKDNSELYGEASCEVVKKCFYVDDCLVAVSQEQEAAHLIKSTTALCREGGFHLTKWLSNSHEVLQTVPIEERAKDIRELSMENQNLPNEQALGVYWFVESDSLGFKVNLPKQSATRRGILSVTSSVYDPLGIAAPFVLKAKILLQSLCRRGIGWDEEIKGEDLTIWNQWLSEVKELDQLRIRRCYKPPGFGKVVSCQLHIFADASEVGYGVAAYLRLGNESGQISCSLVTGKARVAPLKNMTIPRMELTGATIAVKFGKVLTRELDFNVDSTYYWTDSITVLRYLANERCRFNTFVVNRLAIIRDASSLQQWKYVNTKSNPADCATRGQSVKKLFQCPMWFEGPAFLSEPESECLSKIQI